A window of the Pseudoalteromonas sp. A25 genome harbors these coding sequences:
- a CDS encoding S66 family peptidase: protein MDQLIYPKALKPGSTIAVTAFSSGVRKEFHPRLDLVLSHLRNCGFEVLEGECLRDNVKHVSASAQQRAAELMAFLCDDSINAIAAPWGGEFAMEILPLLDFARLKAAKPKWVFGFSDISTVQLVLMNKLGWSSAHCANLMQLHADETDILTRQTLLHLSRAQKGYICEQQASSGYQLQGESFASHPNSLLNVTEQTEWKTYPANTNVTIQGRLIGGCLDTLQYLLGSEYLDLDHLKQCFSPEGIILYIENAELSPTAFKRALLSLKFKGVFEQINGLLIGRNAVTHNCGKEISSQQALDDVLGHINIPVIYDVDIGHLPPNLVLFNGADAKVSVSNGLGQIKQRLV from the coding sequence ATGGATCAGCTAATTTACCCCAAAGCATTGAAACCCGGCAGCACAATTGCGGTGACCGCGTTCTCTAGTGGTGTGCGCAAAGAGTTTCATCCCCGTTTGGATCTTGTGTTAAGTCATTTGCGAAATTGCGGCTTTGAGGTGCTTGAAGGTGAGTGTTTGCGTGACAATGTTAAGCATGTCAGTGCGAGCGCACAGCAAAGAGCAGCAGAGCTGATGGCATTTTTATGTGACGACAGCATCAACGCCATTGCCGCCCCTTGGGGCGGAGAATTTGCGATGGAAATTTTGCCGCTGTTAGATTTTGCACGCTTAAAAGCGGCTAAACCGAAATGGGTGTTTGGCTTTTCAGACATAAGTACCGTGCAGCTAGTGCTGATGAATAAACTTGGCTGGTCAAGTGCCCACTGCGCAAATCTGATGCAGCTTCATGCTGATGAAACGGATATATTAACGCGGCAAACATTGCTGCACTTATCGCGCGCGCAAAAAGGCTACATCTGTGAGCAGCAAGCCTCGAGTGGCTACCAGCTTCAGGGGGAGTCATTTGCAAGCCATCCAAATAGTTTATTAAATGTCACCGAGCAAACTGAGTGGAAAACTTACCCAGCAAATACAAACGTTACTATTCAAGGGCGATTGATTGGTGGGTGTTTAGATACTTTGCAATACTTATTGGGCAGCGAGTATTTGGATTTAGATCATTTGAAGCAATGTTTTTCGCCAGAGGGCATTATTTTATATATCGAAAATGCCGAGCTTTCTCCAACCGCATTTAAACGCGCTTTGCTGAGTTTGAAATTTAAGGGCGTATTTGAGCAGATCAACGGTTTATTGATAGGTCGCAATGCCGTGACGCACAATTGTGGCAAAGAGATCTCATCACAGCAGGCTTTGGATGATGTGCTTGGTCATATCAATATTCCTGTTATATATGATGTCGATATTGGTCACTTACCTCCAAATCTAGTCTTATTTAATGGCGCTGATGCTAAAGTATCCGTTAGTAATGGCTTGGGCCAAATCAAGCAGCGCCTCGTATAA
- a CDS encoding co-chaperone GroES, whose amino-acid sequence MNIRPLHDRVIIKRLEEETKSAGGIVLTGSAAEKSTRGEVIAVGNGRVLDNGEVRALEVKAGDTVLFGSYVEKTEKIEGQEYLIMREDNILGIVG is encoded by the coding sequence ATGAACATTCGTCCTTTACATGATCGCGTAATCATCAAGCGTCTTGAAGAAGAAACAAAATCTGCTGGCGGTATCGTTTTAACGGGCTCTGCCGCAGAAAAGTCAACTCGTGGTGAAGTTATCGCTGTAGGTAATGGCCGCGTACTCGACAATGGTGAAGTAAGAGCGCTAGAAGTAAAAGCAGGCGATACCGTGCTATTTGGCTCTTATGTTGAAAAAACTGAAAAGATCGAAGGTCAAGAGTACCTGATCATGCGTGAAGACAACATTTTAGGCATTGTAGGCTAA
- the groL gene encoding chaperonin GroEL (60 kDa chaperone family; promotes refolding of misfolded polypeptides especially under stressful conditions; forms two stacked rings of heptamers to form a barrel-shaped 14mer; ends can be capped by GroES; misfolded proteins enter the barrel where they are refolded when GroES binds), whose product MAAKEVLFANDARTKMLAGVNILANAVRVTLGPKGRNVVLDKSFGAPVITKDGVSVAKEIELEDKFENMGAQMVKEVASKANDAAGDGTTTATVLAQSIVNEGLKAVAAGMNPMDLKRGIDKAVIAAVAELKALSVPCADTKAIAQVGTISANSDLEIGEIIANAMEKVGRESGVITVEEGQSLENELDVVEGMQFDRGYLSPYFINNAEKGAVELDNPHILLVDKKISNIRELLPTLEAVAKTSKPLLIIAEDLEGEALATLVVNNMRGIVKVAAVKAPGFGDRRKAMLQDIAILTGGTVISEEIGLELEKSTIEDLGTAKRVVITKDDTTIIDGAGEQEGIDGRVAQIKAQIEEATSDYDKEKLQERMAKLAGGVAVIKVGAATEVEMKEKKDRVEDALHATRAAVEEGVVPGGGVALVRVANKLVDLLGDNEDQNHGIKVALRAMEAPLRQIVSNAGDEASVVVNNVKAGEGNYGYNAANGEYNDMIEMGILDPTKVTRSALQYAASVAGLMITTEAMVAELPKDEPAAPDMGGMGGMGGMGGMM is encoded by the coding sequence ATGGCAGCAAAAGAAGTTTTATTTGCAAATGATGCTCGCACTAAGATGCTAGCGGGTGTAAACATTTTAGCAAACGCAGTACGTGTAACGCTTGGCCCTAAAGGTCGTAACGTAGTTTTAGACAAATCATTTGGCGCACCAGTGATCACCAAAGATGGTGTATCTGTAGCAAAAGAAATTGAGCTTGAAGACAAGTTCGAGAACATGGGCGCACAAATGGTTAAAGAAGTTGCATCTAAAGCGAACGATGCAGCGGGTGACGGTACAACGACAGCAACAGTACTTGCACAATCTATCGTAAATGAAGGCTTAAAAGCGGTTGCAGCGGGTATGAACCCGATGGACCTTAAGCGTGGTATCGACAAAGCAGTAATCGCAGCAGTTGCTGAACTTAAAGCGCTTTCAGTACCATGTGCTGACACCAAAGCAATCGCACAAGTAGGTACTATCTCTGCTAACTCTGATTTAGAAATCGGTGAGATCATTGCTAATGCAATGGAAAAAGTAGGCCGTGAGTCAGGCGTAATTACGGTTGAAGAAGGTCAGTCGTTAGAAAACGAACTAGACGTTGTTGAGGGTATGCAGTTTGACCGCGGTTACCTATCACCTTATTTCATCAACAACGCTGAAAAAGGTGCGGTTGAGCTAGATAACCCACATATCCTATTAGTAGATAAGAAAATCTCTAACATCCGTGAACTTCTGCCTACATTAGAAGCGGTTGCTAAAACCAGCAAGCCACTACTAATCATTGCAGAAGACCTTGAAGGTGAAGCACTTGCGACACTTGTTGTAAACAACATGCGTGGCATTGTAAAAGTAGCTGCGGTTAAAGCACCTGGTTTTGGCGACCGTCGTAAAGCAATGCTACAAGACATCGCTATCCTAACTGGTGGTACAGTTATCTCTGAAGAGATTGGCCTAGAGCTTGAGAAATCAACAATTGAAGACTTAGGTACAGCTAAGCGCGTTGTGATCACTAAAGACGACACAACGATCATCGATGGTGCTGGCGAGCAAGAAGGCATTGATGGCCGTGTTGCACAAATTAAAGCACAAATCGAAGAAGCAACTTCAGACTACGACAAAGAGAAACTACAAGAGCGCATGGCAAAACTTGCTGGTGGTGTTGCAGTAATCAAAGTTGGCGCAGCAACTGAAGTTGAAATGAAAGAGAAAAAAGACCGCGTAGAAGATGCATTACACGCAACTCGCGCTGCGGTTGAAGAAGGCGTAGTACCAGGTGGTGGTGTTGCACTAGTACGTGTAGCGAACAAACTTGTTGACCTATTAGGTGACAACGAAGACCAAAACCACGGTATTAAAGTAGCACTTCGTGCAATGGAAGCGCCTCTTCGTCAAATCGTATCAAATGCGGGTGACGAAGCATCAGTAGTTGTAAACAACGTTAAAGCAGGCGAAGGTAACTATGGTTACAACGCGGCAAACGGTGAATACAACGACATGATTGAAATGGGGATCCTTGACCCAACTAAAGTAACGCGTTCTGCACTACAGTACGCAGCATCAGTAGCAGGTCTTATGATCACTACTGAAGCAATGGTTGCTGAACTACCTAAAGATGAGCCAGCTGCACCAGATATGGGCGGTATGGGCGGCATGGGTGGAATGGGTGGCATGATGTAA
- a CDS encoding protein-disulfide reductase DsbD, protein MRTLLFILSLLWLLPAQANNDILNSLIAPKQDTFLPVNEAFKFDFDQQGNILFTGWDIAPGYYLYKKKLEFIAKGADIKVPEYAKGKEIEDEFFGKTEVYFDSFSVVSKLSDISDGSVVKIRYQGCAEAGLCYPPEVITVPLSTLAMVNGANEANTASNALTDTASKTSITDNKDSSEPSFTERLASQSLLTNLLIFFMVGVGLAFTPCVFPMFPILSSLIAGQKGLSTKKAFTLSFVYVQGMAVTYALLGLVVAALGGQVQGYIQHPAVLISFSLLFVLLAMAMFGWYEIKLPSGVMNKLTAISNQQKGGNYLGVFAMGVLSGLIASPCTTAPLSAALLYVAQSGDYFVGGITLYALSLGMGLPLLLLGTSGGKLLPKAGAWMEQVKILFGFIMLVVPLILLERILDFDIILWMASGLMLATALYLHHWQSQQSTSIFKSLLWGIASLLLVASLLVSKQLIWPAKTINITQQEQGVKKFQLVEDLSALRAAIDEANDNGQIAIVDLYAEWCVACKEFEKYTFFEPEVQEQFQHYALLKLDLTQNDEKSIEIMKEFNVFGLPTMLFFDKQGNELPDLRITGFMGPAPFSSHLKKVRELVK, encoded by the coding sequence ATGCGCACCCTGTTGTTTATTCTTTCGCTACTATGGTTATTACCCGCTCAAGCAAACAACGATATTCTTAACAGCCTTATCGCGCCAAAACAGGATACGTTTTTACCGGTTAACGAAGCTTTTAAATTTGATTTTGACCAACAAGGCAATATTTTATTCACTGGCTGGGATATTGCCCCTGGTTATTATCTTTATAAGAAAAAACTTGAGTTCATCGCCAAAGGGGCAGACATCAAAGTGCCTGAGTACGCGAAAGGCAAAGAGATTGAAGACGAGTTTTTTGGCAAAACCGAAGTGTATTTTGATTCATTTTCGGTTGTTTCTAAGCTGAGTGATATCAGTGATGGGTCCGTTGTAAAGATCCGCTATCAGGGCTGTGCAGAGGCAGGGCTATGTTACCCCCCTGAAGTGATCACCGTGCCACTATCAACGCTTGCGATGGTTAATGGCGCAAATGAGGCAAATACAGCAAGTAACGCTTTAACTGATACGGCTTCTAAAACATCTATCACAGACAACAAAGACTCTTCAGAGCCCTCTTTTACTGAACGCTTAGCGAGTCAAAGTTTACTCACCAATTTACTCATCTTCTTTATGGTCGGTGTGGGTTTGGCATTTACACCCTGTGTATTTCCAATGTTCCCTATTTTATCTAGCTTAATTGCCGGCCAGAAGGGTCTATCGACTAAAAAAGCCTTTACCTTATCGTTTGTATATGTGCAAGGCATGGCTGTCACCTATGCCCTACTCGGTTTAGTCGTGGCAGCATTAGGAGGCCAAGTTCAAGGCTACATACAACACCCAGCGGTACTGATCAGCTTTAGTTTATTGTTTGTTTTACTGGCGATGGCCATGTTCGGGTGGTATGAAATAAAGCTACCGAGTGGCGTGATGAATAAACTCACAGCAATCAGCAATCAACAAAAAGGCGGCAACTACTTAGGTGTATTTGCTATGGGGGTGCTCTCTGGTTTAATCGCATCGCCTTGTACTACAGCCCCTCTTTCAGCGGCTTTATTATATGTAGCCCAAAGTGGTGACTACTTTGTTGGTGGTATTACCTTATACGCATTAAGCCTAGGGATGGGGCTGCCGTTACTATTGCTTGGCACATCCGGCGGAAAACTGCTCCCCAAAGCGGGTGCTTGGATGGAGCAAGTAAAGATCCTCTTTGGCTTTATTATGCTTGTTGTACCGCTGATTTTACTAGAACGGATCCTCGATTTTGACATTATCTTATGGATGGCCAGTGGCCTGATGTTAGCCACTGCCCTGTACCTTCACCATTGGCAAAGTCAGCAAAGCACGAGCATATTCAAGTCACTGTTGTGGGGCATCGCATCGCTATTATTGGTTGCGTCATTGCTCGTTAGCAAACAGCTAATTTGGCCAGCTAAAACGATTAATATTACTCAGCAAGAACAAGGGGTGAAAAAGTTTCAGTTAGTTGAAGATTTAAGTGCGCTCAGAGCTGCAATTGATGAAGCCAATGATAATGGTCAAATTGCCATTGTAGATCTGTATGCTGAGTGGTGTGTAGCCTGTAAAGAGTTTGAAAAATACACATTTTTCGAGCCAGAGGTACAAGAGCAGTTTCAACACTATGCGCTATTAAAGCTAGATTTAACGCAAAATGATGAGAAAAGTATCGAAATCATGAAAGAGTTCAATGTTTTTGGTCTGCCCACTATGTTGTTTT
- the cutA gene encoding divalent-cation tolerance protein CutA encodes MAPQYKLIMTTCANQQDANQLAKQLVELKLAACVNILPTVESVYMWQDEVVQQTETKMFIKTKSEKLNKVINTIKELHSYEVPEIQVLDITGGNLAFFNWMDEVLS; translated from the coding sequence ATGGCTCCCCAGTACAAGTTAATTATGACCACTTGCGCAAACCAACAAGATGCAAACCAACTTGCAAAACAGCTCGTTGAGCTAAAACTTGCTGCTTGCGTGAATATTTTACCAACCGTTGAGTCTGTTTATATGTGGCAAGACGAAGTGGTACAGCAAACAGAAACCAAAATGTTTATAAAAACCAAATCAGAGAAATTAAACAAAGTGATTAACACGATTAAAGAGTTGCATAGCTACGAAGTACCCGAAATACAGGTACTTGATATCACTGGCGGCAACTTGGCTTTTTTCAATTGGATGGATGAGGTACTGAGTTAA
- a CDS encoding FxsA family protein: MFRILFVLFIVVPIIEIALLIQVSDIIGGVATIALVILTAIFGAKLVKQQGLSAYSNVQGQMAQGQMPATELFAGLCVIIAGVLLMTPGIMTDILGFMLLTPAIRAQLAKALMKQVTVKMQSSMSQSHTTFTHHSGAAHPFEHADDTHSQNKEHPSNTIEGEYQRKD, from the coding sequence ATGTTTCGTATTTTATTTGTATTGTTTATTGTGGTGCCCATCATTGAAATTGCACTGCTTATTCAAGTGAGTGACATTATTGGTGGTGTAGCAACGATAGCGTTGGTAATTTTAACCGCAATTTTCGGTGCAAAGTTGGTGAAGCAACAAGGGCTAAGTGCTTATAGTAATGTACAAGGTCAAATGGCGCAGGGACAAATGCCTGCTACGGAGTTGTTTGCTGGCCTATGTGTGATAATCGCGGGTGTGTTACTGATGACGCCTGGGATCATGACAGACATCTTGGGCTTTATGCTTTTAACCCCAGCGATCCGCGCGCAGTTAGCAAAAGCACTGATGAAACAAGTCACAGTAAAAATGCAATCGAGTATGTCTCAATCTCACACGACATTTACACATCACAGTGGTGCTGCTCATCCATTTGAACATGCAGATGATACGCACAGCCAAAATAAAGAACATCCATCAAATACCATCGAAGGCGAGTATCAAAGAAAAGATTAA